The Trichoderma atroviride chromosome 5, complete sequence genome contains a region encoding:
- a CDS encoding uncharacterized protein (EggNog:ENOG41), producing MPASAKRSQRGRRDVRSKDKEIAAADVESSSPSRPAKRRKRARSPAQSDISNTNNSSTSNAHGASASQAPEPEPEPEPPSRAEDDQLVAQVTQQLKTQPVQASKDHSNAIHEANGDGVKAYAKVAAQDWTYYITKLSVHIGRAPEASHGGAGGGADAAHEAVHIDLGPSKMVSREHASISFNSKDEKWMLYVKGRNGAKVDGQPVKAQTSHALTSGEVIEIGNVEMMFVLPSELSALHIHPTFLQRCGRVLGTPKAANAQVRRHGLDSPVKVDQKLPGTPTSSHGRNAAAITKSPVAASTPGGILGASGVDLSLDDNQHMKPQYSYAQMITQAILNAPDGKLNLNGIYNFIMSSYSYYRHQHAAGWQNSIRHNLSLNKSFDKVARTTDEPGKGMKWHIVPDARDEMVRNAYKIGRGGHRGSSVPSSPSQLNYITHGPKDMLARDLPSAQKRRGSPLKSPPPQSSRRALQSTPDRAYDRHTGLSSALTADGSPLPRARKSTTTDSPLPGFHPQSPTLTSSYLQDDNPSFVTPAPPRVHPKLAPPEHCAAAQPAHAHKLAGAVLEVRRHWQHAAEADGAVRSQSFKSISGGAHTEQQPAHGWRQVTAQQSIPTSEIGPARACRCWR from the exons ATGCCGGCGTCGGCCAAGAGAAGCCAGCGCGGCCGGCGCGATGTGCGcagcaaggacaaggaaatCGCCGCAGCCGACGTCGAAAGCTCGTCCCCCAGCCGTCCCGCAAAGCGTCGCAAGAGGGCCCGGTCGCCAGCCCAATCCGACatcagcaacaccaacaacagcagcaccagcaacgcCCACGGCGCATCCGCATCGCAGGCTCCCGAGCCAGAGCCCGAGCCCGAGCCGCCGTCCAGAGCCGAAGACGACCAGCTGGTGGCGCAGGTgacgcagcagctcaagacaCAGCCGGTCCAGGCCAGCAAAGACCACTCCAACGCCATCCACGAGGCCAACGGCGACGGCGTCAAGGCGTATGCCAAGGTGGCCGCGCAGGACTGGACATACTACATCACCAAGCTCAGCGTCCACATCGGACGCGCACCGGAGGCGTCGCATGGCGGGGCAGGCGGCGGTGCTGATGCCGCCCATGAAGCGGTGCACATCGACCTCGGCCCCAGCAAGATGGTGTCGCGCGAGCACGCATCCATCTCGTTCAACTCCAAGGACGAGAAGTGGATGCTCTACGTCAAGGGCCGCAACGGGGCAAAGGTCGATGGCCAGCCCGTCAAGGCCCAGACATCACATGCGCTGACCAGTGGTGAAGTGATTGAAATCGGCAACGTCGAGATGATGTTTGTGCTTCCGTCGGAGCTGAGCGCACTGCACATCCACCCGACCTTCCTCCAGCGATGCGGACGGGTTCTCGGGACACCAAAGGCTGCCAACGCGCAGGttcgccgccatggcttggATTCTCCCGTCAAGGTAGACCAGAAGCTACCGGGCACGCCAACCTCGTCCCACGGCCGCAACGCTGCAGCGATTACAAAATCCCCGGTCGCAGCGAGCACGCCGGGAGGAATACTGGGAGCCAGCGGCGTAGACCTTAGCCTTGACGATAACCAGCACATGAAGCCCCAGTACAGCTATGCGCAGATGATCACGCAGGCCATCCTCAATGCGCCCGACGGCAAGCTCAATCTCAACGGCATCTATAATTTCATCATGAGTAGTTATTCCTATTATCGCCACCAACACGCGGCTGGTTGGCAG AATTCCATCCGGCACAATCTGTCGCTGAACAAGTCCTTCGACAAGGTCGCCCGTACCACCGACGAGCCCGGCAAGGGCATGAAATGGCATATTGTGCCCGACGCGCGCGACGAAATGGTTAGAAATGCATACAAGATTGGCCGCGGCGGGCATAGAGGGTCGTCGGTGCCGTCATCGCCGAGCCAGCTGAATTACATTACACATGGCCCTAAGGACATGCTAGCCAGGGATCTCCCGTCCGCGCAGAAACGGCGAGGATCGCCGCTGAAATCGCCGCCTCCCCAATCGTCGCGCCGCGCCCTCCAGTCAACGCCGGATCGCGCATACGATCGCCACACCGGCCTCAGCTCGGCCCTGACGGCCGACGGCAGCCCGCTGCCCCGGGCGCGAAAATCAACGACAACCGACTCGCCGCTGCCCGGATTCCACCCGCAGTCGCCGACGCTGACCTCGTCGTATCTGCAGGACGACAACCCGTCATTCGTCACCCCTGCGCCGCCCCGAGTGCATCCCAAGCTTGCGCCCCCCGAGCACTGCGCAGCGGCCCAGCCAGCACATGCCCACAAGCTCGCCGGCGCCGTTTTGGAAGTACGCCGACATTGGCAGCACGCCGCTGAAGCCGATGGCGCCGTACGAAGTCAGTCCTTCAAGAGCATCTCGGGAGGCGCCCACacggagcagcagcccgcCCACGGTTGGCGGCAAGTCACCGCCCAGCAGTCCATCCCGACCTCAGAAATCGGGCCAGCAAGGGCCTGcagatgctggagatga